The DNA sequence AAGGTAATGACACCGTTTTCCTTACTGGTGAGCGTGCCGGAAATGCGGTCGCCATTCTTCAGGACAAGGGTGTCCGCGCTTACGGATGCGCAAATCAGGAGTGATGCAAAAAGAGTCGTCAGTCGGAGCATACGCGAAACAACCTGAGGGACCGTCCTGACATTTCAAGGACTTTTTGCCGCGTTTTCAAAATGTTGGGTTATTTTCAGTTAAAGTAACGATTCTTTCCGATCCTTGCGTCGTAGGGTTGACGAAGGGCGACACAGGGGCATTAATGCTGCCTTTTCGACTGATCCCTTTATTGGAGAACACCAGCTATGGCAGATACAAGCAGCTATGATTTAGTAGTAATTGGCGGCGGCCCGGCCGGCTATGCCGGCGCGATTCGCGCCGGACAGCTCGGCAAGAAAGTTGCCTGCGTAGAAATGGAACGCGCCGGTGGCACGTGCCTTAACTGGGGCTGCATTCCGTCGAAGGCATTGCTCAAGAGCGCCGAGCTCTACCAGAAAATGCTGCACGCCGACGTATTTGGTTTCACGGTGGGTAAGATCGATGTGGACTTCCCCAAGGTGGTTGAGCGCTCCCGTGGCGTGGCCGACCAGATGGCCAAGGGCATCGAGTTCCTCTTTAAAAAGAACAAGGTCGACTACATCGTTGGCCAGGCGCAGATCAACGTGCCCGGTATGGTCGAGCTGATCTCCGGCGACCGCAAGGGTGAGTTCCTCTCGGCGAAAAACATCCTCATTGCCACTGGTTGCCGCGCACGCATGCTCCCGGGCCTGAAGAAGGACGGCAAGCAGGTGATGACCGCCCGCGAAATCCTGGACCGCCGCGATCTTCCAAAGAGCTGCGTGGTGCTCGGTGCTGGCGCAATCGGCATGGAGTTCGCCTACTTCCTCAATGCATTCGGCTGCGAAGTGACCGTGGTCGAAATGATGGACCGCGTGCTGCCCGTCGAAGACGACGACGTCTCGAAGTTCGTCGAGAAGCAATTTGTAAAGCAGGGCCTCAAGGTCCTCACCGGCACCAAGGCCGAGAATATCGAAGTCGCCGACGGCAAGGTCACACTCGACGCCGTCAAGGGGGACAAGACTGAGAAGCTCGAAGCCGAATCGCTGCTCGTCGCTATCGGCGTGCAGGCAAATATGGACAGCCTGCTCTCGAACCGCGTGAAGCTGGAAATGTTCAAGAATTACATCAAGGTCGACGAGCACTATAAGACCAACGTCGAGGGCATCTACGCCGCCGGCGATATCATCGGGCCGCCTTGGCTGGCGCACGTGGCTACCTACGAGGCCGTGCAAGCAGTCAATGGCATGTTCAGCCACGGTGAGCCACGTCCTTACGAGCGCTTCCCCGGGTGCACCTACTGCCAACCTCAGGTGGCGAGCATCGGCCTGACCGAGCGCGACGTGAAGGAGAAGGGTATCAAATACAAGGTGGGCAAGTTCCCGTTCACAGCTTCCGGCAAGGCAGTTGCCGCCAAGGAATCGGACGGCTTCGTCAAGCTGATCGTCTCCGAGCCGGAAGGCGAAATTTTGGGCGCGCACATCACCGGTGCCGAGGCCACCGAGCTCATCGCGGAATATGCCTTGGGCATGGAGCTGGAAGCGACCTGGGAAGAAATCCACGGCACCATCCACGCGCACCCGACCTTGTCTGAAGCGCTGATGGAAGCCGCCGCCGCGACCCACAACGAGGCGATTCATATTTAGGGAGTGAACATATTAAAGTGAGCAAATTAAAGTTGTTGGGGCTCAGGAGTTGATGCCGTTATCCACTTTAATTTTTAATTTGTTCACTTTAATCTTCAAGAGCTATGCGACTTATCGTCATCCGCCACGGCGAGACTGAATGGAATGTTCAGCATCGCTACCAGGGGCAGCTGGACTCGCCGTTGACTGCGAAAGGTCGTCAGCAGGCCGAGGCCATTGGCGAACGGTTGAAGAGCTATCAGTTCGACCGGATTATATCCAGTGATTTGGGCCGCGCGGTGGATACCTGCCGCGCGATTGCCCAACACCACGAATCGACGCCTTGGGATCAAGATAGCGGTCTGCGTGAGCGAAATTTCGGTGCGCTGGCTGGCTACACCCGGGCAGAGGCCGCTGAGAAGTTTCCCAACGAAGAGGAGGGGTACCTCCACGGCGGCGCGGATTACATTATACCAGGCGGCGAGAGCCTAAGAGATGTCTTTCACCGCGCGGGCAATACCTTTGACGCCATTGCCGAGCGCTACCAGGGGCAGACACTCTGCATCGTCACGCATGGTGGCATTTTGGGGATGTTTCTCCGGCACGCCATCGGGATTCCGGTGGAGCAGGCGCGGGCGTATAAGTTCATCAATGCGGCCTACAACGAGTTCTCCTTCGAGGACGGTCGCTGGCTGTTGCACACTTGGGGCGATGCTTCGCACCTCGGTGGCATTGGCGCAATTGATGATTTGTAGGCCGTCAATGCAACAACCCGCTTGACAGAAGGCGGGCCTCGCGCACATTTTTCTCGTTTATGGCTGATATCAATGACAAGTGGCCGGAGAATGTTGCCGGTAAATTTTATGTGGATGAACAGTGCATCGATTGCGATCTCTGC is a window from the Cerasicoccus sp. TK19100 genome containing:
- the lpdA gene encoding dihydrolipoyl dehydrogenase, which translates into the protein MADTSSYDLVVIGGGPAGYAGAIRAGQLGKKVACVEMERAGGTCLNWGCIPSKALLKSAELYQKMLHADVFGFTVGKIDVDFPKVVERSRGVADQMAKGIEFLFKKNKVDYIVGQAQINVPGMVELISGDRKGEFLSAKNILIATGCRARMLPGLKKDGKQVMTAREILDRRDLPKSCVVLGAGAIGMEFAYFLNAFGCEVTVVEMMDRVLPVEDDDVSKFVEKQFVKQGLKVLTGTKAENIEVADGKVTLDAVKGDKTEKLEAESLLVAIGVQANMDSLLSNRVKLEMFKNYIKVDEHYKTNVEGIYAAGDIIGPPWLAHVATYEAVQAVNGMFSHGEPRPYERFPGCTYCQPQVASIGLTERDVKEKGIKYKVGKFPFTASGKAVAAKESDGFVKLIVSEPEGEILGAHITGAEATELIAEYALGMELEATWEEIHGTIHAHPTLSEALMEAAAATHNEAIHI
- a CDS encoding histidine phosphatase family protein; the protein is MRLIVIRHGETEWNVQHRYQGQLDSPLTAKGRQQAEAIGERLKSYQFDRIISSDLGRAVDTCRAIAQHHESTPWDQDSGLRERNFGALAGYTRAEAAEKFPNEEEGYLHGGADYIIPGGESLRDVFHRAGNTFDAIAERYQGQTLCIVTHGGILGMFLRHAIGIPVEQARAYKFINAAYNEFSFEDGRWLLHTWGDASHLGGIGAIDDL